One genomic window of Gracilinema caldarium DSM 7334 includes the following:
- a CDS encoding ribbon-helix-helix protein, CopG family, which yields MTTVRLPTEIEQKLEAISQEKHKSKSEIIKEALEKLFYSEESQKNSYELGIEFFGKFGSGEGNLSVTYKEKIKDKIHAKRRTH from the coding sequence ATGACTACAGTTCGGTTACCTACTGAAATTGAACAAAAATTAGAGGCTATTTCTCAAGAAAAACATAAATCTAAATCAGAAATAATTAAAGAAGCGCTTGAGAAACTATTTTATTCTGAAGAATCACAAAAGAATTCATATGAACTTGGAATTGAGTTTTTTGGTAAATTTGGAAGTGGCGAAGGAAATCTTTCAGTTACTTACAAAGAAAAAATAAAGGACAAGATACATGCTAAACGACGTACTCATTGA
- a CDS encoding SH3 domain-containing protein codes for MKSKLFFTVTIAFICTSLFSQTTLPNILQDPKWYNLGQKKDVLSSGELNINNTVWDYPVFGKLIFIDGYYVYGTPWSGIESYGKYSIKDTKIIFSPNLKIPRWDDIYFVKELIYTTSNRKDKSGNQLLIDEDDTVSFYGWKYPTESSFIIINKIPCKSVNIPIRILKNNVLYTLPKSTSKNIFDEKNYYGNKATIGKASIIYEPLDPDFEWVFISIDFTYDEPTDGGGPYYNGWIQKNYISEVINHNMIIVSDNLRVRSEPNLEENSKILTILRKWTVVKIIKVGDYIQKINGIEDRWYFISLDNGMNGWIFGGYAKQFNDEKELQCIKDLYQKY; via the coding sequence ATGAAAAGTAAATTGTTTTTTACAGTTACAATAGCATTTATTTGCACCTCATTATTTTCTCAAACAACTTTACCAAATATTTTGCAAGATCCTAAATGGTATAATTTAGGCCAGAAAAAAGATGTATTGAGTAGTGGAGAATTAAATATCAACAATACTGTTTGGGATTATCCTGTATTTGGCAAACTTATTTTCATAGATGGTTATTATGTATATGGAACACCTTGGTCAGGAATTGAATCATATGGAAAATATTCAATTAAAGACACAAAAATTATTTTCTCACCGAATCTAAAAATACCAAGATGGGATGATATATATTTTGTAAAAGAATTAATCTATACAACAAGTAATCGAAAAGATAAATCTGGGAATCAATTATTGATTGATGAGGATGATACGGTTTCTTTTTATGGATGGAAATATCCAACAGAATCATCTTTTATAATTATAAATAAAATTCCATGTAAATCAGTAAATATTCCTATAAGAATTCTAAAAAACAACGTCTTATATACGCTTCCTAAAAGTACATCAAAAAATATATTTGATGAAAAGAATTATTATGGTAACAAAGCAACAATTGGAAAGGCATCAATAATTTATGAACCTTTAGATCCAGATTTTGAATGGGTTTTTATTTCAATTGATTTTACTTATGATGAGCCTACAGATGGTGGGGGTCCATATTATAATGGTTGGATACAAAAAAATTATATTTCAGAAGTAATCAACCACAACATGATAATAGTATCAGATAATTTACGTGTCAGAAGTGAACCAAATTTAGAGGAAAACTCAAAAATACTAACAATATTAAGAAAATGGACTGTTGTAAAAATAATAAAAGTTGGAGATTATATACAAAAAATAAACGGAATAGAAGATCGATGGTATTTCATATCTCTAGATAACGGTATGAATGGTTGGATATTTGGCGGCTATGCAAAACAATTTAATGATGAGAAAGAATTACAGTGTATTAAAGATCTATATCAAAAATATTAG
- a CDS encoding type II toxin-antitoxin system VapC family toxin, with product MLNDVLIDAGPLIALFDKDDHYHEKVKEFIKNKDYKFHTTTSVITEVLHMLDFNVKVQINFLEWIMLGGILLYEIKQTDLGKIIELTKKYSDRPMDFADATLVLAAEQSGIRKIISIDSDFDIYRLPGKVRIENIFRDI from the coding sequence ATGCTAAACGACGTACTCATTGATGCTGGTCCTTTAATTGCTTTATTTGATAAAGACGATCATTATCATGAAAAAGTAAAGGAATTCATAAAGAATAAAGATTATAAATTTCATACTACGACATCTGTAATAACTGAAGTATTACATATGCTTGATTTTAATGTAAAGGTACAAATTAATTTTCTTGAATGGATAATGCTTGGTGGTATATTGCTATATGAAATAAAACAAACTGATTTAGGGAAGATAATTGAATTAACAAAAAAATATAGTGACCGTCCCATGGATTTTGCAGACGCAACACTCGTTCTAGCTGCAGAACAATCAGGAATAAGAAAAATAATTAGCATAGATTCAGATTTTGATATTTACCGATTACCTGGAAAAGTTAGAATAGAAAATATATTTCGAGATATATAA